GCGAGACCAGCAaggagggcaggcaggaggcgAGGCGGTGGTCGGCGGGCTGGGGTCCGCCCGCTTCGAAGCGAGCGGCAGCGCGCCCGCCCTTCTCTCTGCCAGGCCCTGCAAGGGTGGTGTGGGGCTACAAGGGGAGGCCGGGACACGAGGACCACCCCGACTCCCCATGCAAACGCAAAGGAAAGGCCACTCAGAATGGGCAGTTTCTCCACTTTATTAGACTGCAGCTCCTCCCTGCTGCCCCAAGGGGTGGCCCGGGCACAGTGGGCAGGGTTGAGGTCAGACAAGTTCAGCTCCTCGCCCCGGCAGCCTGGAACAGTCGGGCTGAGGCAAAAGTCCAAGTGCTGGCACTTCAGGTGTGGCGGGCACCCGCAAAGCCCAAGGCAGAGCAGGGCCTGCTCTGGAGGGCTGAGGGTCCGGCGGGGGACGGGCCAGGCCCAGCACAGGCTACATTCCTTCGAGGCAGCGGCTACGAGCAGTTGATGATTCTAGCCAAGAACTGCTGTGCCCACCATTCGTCCAGGTCGATGGGCACGaagtctggggggggggggtgaaaagAGGGCTGGACAGTAAGGCCACCTCCCAGTGGTCAGTGTCCCTGTGCTTGAGGCTGGCCACCAACCCCGAGCTTGGACCCCGAGTATGGCAGAGGGGGCAGGGGCGCTCACCCTGCAGTCGGGGGTCGGGGGTCTTCTCCGTGTACTGCACGGCCCTTGGCCCGCTCTCCCCGGCTGGGCTGCCGTCCAGCTGCTGCTCCACCTGCTGCCAGGCTGTGTGGGGAGAGCGCGGGTCAGGCCGAGCCAgtgccccacctccccactcccgACCTGGACACGCGGGCCACCctcaaccccacccccagcccagcaccGTGAGTGGGTGGCCTGCTCTGTGGTCGCAGGACCAGAGGACACAGAGCCAAGCAAAGTTCCAGCCCTCCAGCTGCCGGGGCGTCCGCTCGCAgcgggacccggcagcctgggcCACTACCCCTTTGGCCCCCCTCTCTCTACCTTTGGACACAAATCGGACGTTCTCCTCGTGGGCCAATGTGTAGGTCTCCTGGGCCACCTCGAGGGTTGGGGATGTGGCGGGGGGCCGCCGGCCGTTCACCCGGTTGAACACAAGTCTGGGCCCTGGGCTGTGGGAACGGGGAGAAGGTCGGCCACAGCCCCGGGCCCAGGTACAGCCTGACAGAGCCCCGAGGACAGCTCGTGCAAGGCCCACGGCCCAAGGCCGTGCCCGGGAGCGTCTGAACCTCAGAGCTGGTGCCCCTGCACCCCTGGCGGTGGCCAAGTGCCTGAAGGCCCCAGCCCCCCAGGCTCAGCTCTCACCGGCCAAGGTGAGTGGCCCCGGGCCAGGGAGGGGCTGCCAGCGCAGGGTAGGGCTCCCTCTGCAAGCTCCTCCCCATGGGCCAAGGGTCTGGCGACACCCGCACACCCTGGCCCCTGCTGCTCCATGCCTCCCTCGCTCACCCTGGCCCCACTCCACCCGGCGGGCACAGTTAGCCCGGAGAAGCGTCTCCATTGTGCAGAAGGAAGGAGCCGGCCAGGGCCCGGCCTGCCCTCGCCCAGCCCTACTCCCGGCTCCCCCCAGGTCCGTGGGGAACGAGCACCAAGGGAGGCTCGTGATTTCTGGCAGAAAAGCGCCGAATGCCAGGGCGACCGTGCCTGGTACCTGCTCCTCACGAGCCCGAGGTGCGGCGCTTTTGCCCGCCGGGCAGGAGCGAGAGGCTCTGGGAACTCTGGGGGAGGTGTCCCCCTTCCAGGGCGGTGCCAGGGTCAGCTGGCCCAGGCGGCAAGGGGCTGCCCCATTGGCAGAGCCGGCCGGCCCCCGCGCCCAGCCCGGGTCGAGGAGCCGTGGGGGGAGCAGGGCCGCACCTACGGCAGGGTGGGAGCTGGCTCCGGGCTGCACATGCCGCTCTGCCAGGGCACTCGAGGTCCCCGGCCGGCCGGCCTTCCTGGCTCAGGTCCCCACCGCCGGGCGCGCGCAAGCCGCTCTGGGTTCCTCCTCAGGTGAGAGGGCACTAAAATAGAGAGGAGCGTCTTGAGGGGCACGAGGGTCGAGCTGGCCGCCAGGGAGCCGGAAGTGTGCAGgcggagaaaggaaagggggtgCACCACTGGCGCCCGATAATCAGGTGGTGCAGAGGGTGAACTCAGCCCCGGGGGGCCGCAGGCGCCGGCCAAGCTCGGATGTTAAGTTTGACGTGAAAGGGAAGGAAAGCCTGGCTCAGGGCTGCAAATTCAGGGGGCCATGGGGGCTGGATGTGACCCCAGGTCAGGGGGTGTGGATGGAGGCACCAGGCCTGTTCTGTGGAGAAGGCTCAAGCCGGGGGTTTGCCTGCTCCCTGCAGCCAGCTGGGCCCAAGAGCAAAGTGGCCTGTCCAAGGCCACCGCGCCACCCTTCAGTGACCACCTCTGACCCCAGAGGCCCCAGCCCAACACCAGGGTCAGCCCCCCGCTCTGGGCACCTGGAGGCCACTGGACCCTCTCCCCAGACCTGTACCCCACTTTCACCCCgatccccaccctgcccccctcCAGGGCTTGGCCCCAGTGTTTCCTTGANNNNNNNNNNNNNNNNNNNNNNNNNNNNNNNNNNNNNNNNNNNNNNNNNNNNNNNNNNNNNNNNNNNNNNNNNNNNNNNNNNNNNNNNNNNNNNNNNNNNNNNNNNNNNNNNNNNNNNNNNNNNNNNNNNNNNNNNNNNNNNNNNNNNNNNNNNNNNNNNNNNNNNNNNNNNNNNNNNNNNNNNNNNNNNNNNNNNNNNNNNNNNNNNNNNNNNNNNNNNNNNNNNNNNNNNNNNNNNNNNNNNNNNNNNNNNNNNNNNNNNNNNNNNNNNNNNNNNNNNNNNNNNNNNNNNNNNNNNNNNNNNNNNNNNNNNNNNNNNNNNNNNNNNNNNNNNNNNNNNNNNNNNNNNNNNNNNNNNNNNNNNNNNNNNNNNNNNNNNNNNNNNNNNNNNNNNNNNNNNNNNNNNNNNNNNNNNNNNNNNNNNNNNNNNNNNNNNNNNNNNNNNNNNNNNNNNNNNNNNNNNNNNNNNNNNNNNNNNNNNNNNNNNNNNNNNNNNNNNNCTCCCCCACTTTTTTGCTAACCCCgatccccaccctgccccctccaGGGCTTGGCCCCAGTGTTTCCTTGCCACCCTCTGCTGCAGGACCTCATGGCCTGTTTTATCTTCTTCCCAACACCTGCCCAGGAGGGCGAGCTCACCAGGGGCACAGCCTCATCGGGCCCAGCCCCAGTCAACTGGGCGCAGCGGCCACaggtgggggcagggctgggacccAGACTCCCCCAGGCCGGAGCCCAGCCAGAGCGCAGGTGGCCGGAGGGGTGGGATGAGAAGGCAGGCGGTGGAGTGAcagggtgggaagtggggggggATTCCAGGAAGGGGGTGGTGGTGAGAGAAGCCCCCgtgagaagagggggcaggggccaggccaGACAGGCCCCAGGCCCCGAGCTGGGGACCCCACCACCAACCACTAGGGCGTGGGCACAGGCAAGAGGGTGGCACGTGCCACACTGTGACCGAGGAGGGGCATGTGGACAGTGCCCGCACAGGCCACACAGGTCTGGCCCCCAGCCCCGTCCAAGTCCCCTCAGCCCCGTGCACCTGCTTGGCTGAGATGTGAGGCCTCCTGGGGGGCTTTAGGGGGTCCAGGGAGGGCAGTGACTGAGCCTGGGGCTCTCACTGGGGCCCTCACTTGGGGTTCTGCCCGCTCAGGAGCTGGGCTATCTTTTCCATCTCCTTCCCTGGCACCCCAGCTTTGCTGTCAACGCACCCTTATCTCCCCCGCGGGGGCAGGGCAGGCACCCCCAGCTCCCAGCTGCATGACCACAAGCCCCAGGCGACCTGCCCCAGCGGAAGCCCTACAGGCTGCCACCGGCTGAGGCTCGGCCCAGTGCGCCCCTGTGACCCTCCCCGGCCTCTCTGGGAGAGGTCTGTCCCGGGCTCGGGGAACCCCTCCACCCGCCGTCCTCCTGGCACCACCTGGGGAGCCCTCAGGCAGGTGTGGGTCTGGGGCAAGGCCCAAGGTGTTAGCTGAGTGAGTGGGACGGACAGCTTGAGGAACCGAGACAGACAGGTGCAGAGGGCTGGGGGGGTTCTGCCCCCAGTGGGGGTCGTGCGGACGTGCCTCCAGAGCCCTGCGCTCTGGCTGAGGGCCCACTCAAGCTGTCCACGCGCTCGCCTTGACCCGGACTGCACTGGGGGTCGGAGGTGAAGGGCAGGGCCTGGAGCCGCTGCGCCTCTCCCCGCCGGCTCTGCCGAGCCAGGAGACTCGCAGGCCGGCGCCTGGACCCGGCTCTGCGCGGAAGGGGAACCGCGGGCAGCTTGCCTCAAACCTTGACCTTGGCCTGCTCGGCCGGGCCTGGCGCCCACCGCAAGGTCGCCCGGGAGAGCGCAGTCCGC
Above is a window of Dasypus novemcinctus isolate mDasNov1 chromosome 23, mDasNov1.1.hap2, whole genome shotgun sequence DNA encoding:
- the MCRIP2 gene encoding MAPK regulated corepressor interacting protein 2; translated protein: MLGAGGRGSLAAGGRRACVRASAWAACAPCTHHHPRGPSKLVAQRRTGPTQQQVESRLGELQKCRQPRAAAAAARRPRGRSCRGPWPPSSPGPRLVFNRVNGRRPPATSPTLEVAQETYTLAHEENVRFVSKAWQQVEQQLDGSPAGESGPRAVQYTEKTPDPRLQDFVPIDLDEWWAQQFLARIINCS